From the Priestia koreensis genome, one window contains:
- a CDS encoding sensor histidine kinase, whose translation MKKKQSFFHKITGLSPFIWTIFGILPFYFIVQSTSRNHIVLGILCTILFFIFYRFAFISRGRSIYIWTFLLIALSVTLTFLFNYIYFAFYFAFFIAYFIGNIEKRSTFLILYIVHLVITVISVNVNVAIQAEVFLRQLPFIFVISLSVVVLPFSIFNRKKSGLLEEKLQDANQRIAELSKHEERQRIARDLHDTLGQKLSLIGLKSDLARKLVYKDPEQAKSELKDVQQTARTALNEVRKMVSQMRGIRLDDELIHVQQILKAAEIELNVVKKTTLSSVSLFVENILSMCVKESVTNIVKHSKATRCTITLAQSVKEVQIIICDDGIGIEDEHFRSRGHGFQGMQERLQFVNGTLDVRTENGTTLIIKVPNVLTHVKEVEK comes from the coding sequence ATGAAAAAAAAGCAGTCTTTCTTCCACAAAATTACGGGTCTTTCCCCGTTTATTTGGACGATTTTTGGTATTTTGCCTTTTTATTTTATTGTGCAGTCTACCTCCCGCAACCACATTGTTTTAGGAATTTTATGTACCATTCTCTTTTTTATTTTTTACCGATTTGCCTTTATTTCGCGTGGCCGAAGCATTTACATCTGGACATTCCTGCTGATTGCCCTATCCGTTACGCTCACCTTTCTTTTTAATTATATTTACTTTGCGTTCTACTTCGCCTTTTTCATTGCTTACTTTATTGGCAACATTGAAAAGCGGTCAACGTTTTTAATTTTATATATCGTGCATTTAGTTATTACGGTCATTAGTGTCAATGTGAACGTGGCCATTCAAGCAGAAGTGTTTTTACGTCAGCTTCCGTTCATTTTTGTTATCTCACTCAGCGTAGTCGTGCTTCCCTTTAGTATTTTTAACCGAAAGAAAAGTGGGTTGCTTGAAGAAAAGCTTCAAGATGCGAATCAGCGCATCGCCGAGTTAAGCAAGCATGAAGAACGACAGCGCATTGCAAGAGATCTTCACGATACGCTCGGACAAAAGCTTTCGCTGATCGGTTTAAAAAGCGATTTGGCACGGAAGCTTGTGTACAAAGATCCCGAACAAGCAAAGTCCGAACTAAAAGACGTTCAGCAAACCGCTCGCACGGCACTCAATGAAGTACGAAAAATGGTCTCACAGATGAGAGGAATTCGCTTAGACGATGAGCTCATTCACGTACAACAAATTTTAAAAGCAGCTGAAATTGAACTAAACGTTGTCAAAAAAACGACGCTTTCTAGCGTTTCCTTGTTTGTAGAAAATATTTTGAGTATGTGTGTAAAAGAATCGGTCACAAACATCGTGAAGCATAGCAAAGCTACTCGCTGCACGATTACCCTTGCGCAATCCGTCAAAGAAGTACAAATTATTATTTGTGACGATGGGATCGGAATTGAGGATGAGCATTTTCGCTCTAGAGGACATGGGTTTCAAGGTATGCAGGAACGGCTTCAGTTTGTAAACGGAACACTTGATGTACGAACGGAGAACGGTACCACCCTTATTATCAAAGTTCCTAACGTTTTAACACACGTCAAGGAGGTAGAAAAATGA
- a CDS encoding response regulator transcription factor produces MIRIVIAEDQQMMLGALGSLLNLEDDMEVVGKASNGEQAVALAKQHQPDICIMDIEMPIKTGLEAAEELKGLNCKVIILTTFARSGYFQRALKVGVSGYLLKDSPSDELASSIRSVMSGRRVYAPELVDDAYGEENPLTAREKEVLVLIADGKNTKEIATQLSIKTGTVRNYISTILDKLEVKNRIEAITRFTEKGWFK; encoded by the coding sequence ATGATTCGAATTGTGATTGCAGAAGATCAACAAATGATGCTCGGAGCGCTAGGTTCTCTTCTTAATCTAGAAGATGATATGGAAGTAGTAGGCAAAGCATCAAACGGTGAACAAGCTGTAGCACTCGCAAAGCAACATCAGCCTGATATATGCATTATGGATATTGAAATGCCGATTAAGACCGGTTTAGAAGCAGCAGAGGAACTAAAAGGATTAAATTGCAAAGTCATTATCCTCACCACTTTCGCCCGCTCAGGCTATTTTCAACGTGCTTTAAAAGTAGGCGTAAGCGGTTATTTGCTAAAAGATAGTCCAAGCGATGAGCTAGCTAGCTCCATTCGAAGCGTTATGTCAGGAAGACGCGTCTACGCGCCTGAGCTTGTCGACGATGCATATGGTGAAGAAAACCCGCTCACTGCTCGTGAAAAAGAAGTGCTGGTGCTTATTGCAGACGGCAAAAACACAAAGGAAATCGCTACCCAACTCTCCATTAAGACAGGAACGGTTCGCAACTACATTTCCACGATTTTAGATAAACTAGAAGTTAAAAATCGAATCGAAGCCATTACGCGTTTTACGGAAAAAGGCTGGTTCAAATAG
- the fsa gene encoding fructose-6-phosphate aldolase: MKFFIDTANIDEIKQAHRLGILSGVTTNPSLVAKEGIKFEDRIEEICKLVPDVESVSAEVTPDITKSEEMIKQAEELIKINGGDKKITIKLPMTMDGLETCRYLTKKGVKTNVTLIFTVNQALLAARAGATYVSPFLGRLDDISEDGVLLVEKIAELFLIHNLDTQIIAASVRHPDHVTRVALAGANIATIPYKVIEQLTKHPLTDQGIDKFAADWAKVGK, translated from the coding sequence ATGAAATTTTTTATTGATACAGCAAACATTGACGAAATTAAACAAGCACATCGATTAGGTATTTTATCAGGAGTAACGACAAATCCGTCATTAGTAGCAAAAGAGGGAATTAAGTTTGAAGATCGCATCGAAGAAATTTGTAAACTCGTTCCAGACGTTGAATCTGTTTCAGCAGAAGTGACGCCTGATATTACAAAGTCAGAAGAGATGATTAAACAGGCAGAAGAGCTAATTAAAATTAACGGCGGAGACAAAAAAATCACCATTAAACTTCCCATGACGATGGACGGTTTAGAAACATGTCGCTATCTAACAAAAAAGGGTGTCAAAACAAACGTTACGCTCATTTTTACCGTGAACCAAGCACTTCTTGCCGCTCGTGCTGGTGCAACGTATGTATCACCGTTTTTAGGGCGTCTTGACGATATTTCAGAAGACGGAGTACTTCTGGTAGAGAAAATTGCCGAGCTGTTTTTAATTCATAATTTAGATACACAAATTATTGCGGCATCTGTCCGTCATCCAGATCACGTAACGCGTGTGGCATTAGCAGGGGCTAATATTGCAACCATTCCGTATAAAGTCATTGAACAGCTTACAAAGCATCCGCTCACAGATCAAGGAATTGATAAGTTTGCGGCGGACTGGGCGAAGGTAGGAAAGTAG